In a genomic window of Flavobacteriales bacterium:
- the hutH gene encoding histidine ammonia-lyase — translation MLGSGKLYAEDETLERIEKSANYLYDKVNTTKATIYGVNTGFGSLSNIRIEEDELEELQSNLILSHACGTGKRIPDNIVRAMLCLKVWNMLYGNSGVQKETVLRLIDHFNQDVLPVVYTQGSLGASGDLAPLAHLCLPLIGEGNVILDGKEVPAKEALLYLGWKPLQLKMKEGLALLNGTQFMSAYGAYCVFHAERLAVFADLIGAIALDAYGGLTAPFDASVHQVRPHPGQIESARRLRELLEESPLARKEKEHIQDPYSFRCMPQVHGASIDAITHVKQVVERELNSVSDNPLIFPDEDKIISAGNFHGQPLAISYDYLSIALAELANISERRTFQLIMGKNGLPVYLVKKPGLHSGFMIPQYTSAGIVSQNKQLCSPASVDSIVSSNGQEDHVSMGANAATKLYEVVENVYQVLAIELFTAAQALDFRRPEKSSLVIEKFLSEYRSIVPFLHEDEQMHPHMMKTKDFLMNVKLPNV, via the coding sequence ATGTTGGGCAGCGGAAAGTTGTATGCGGAAGACGAGACACTCGAGCGCATCGAAAAATCTGCAAATTACCTTTATGATAAGGTCAACACCACCAAGGCGACCATTTACGGGGTCAACACAGGTTTCGGCTCGCTGAGTAATATTCGTATTGAAGAAGATGAGTTGGAGGAATTGCAATCCAACCTGATTCTGTCCCACGCGTGTGGAACGGGCAAGCGAATTCCAGACAATATCGTCCGTGCCATGCTTTGCCTCAAAGTATGGAATATGCTTTACGGTAATAGCGGTGTGCAGAAGGAAACCGTACTGCGTTTGATCGATCATTTCAATCAAGATGTGCTGCCCGTTGTTTACACGCAGGGCTCGTTAGGGGCGAGTGGTGATCTTGCTCCATTGGCGCATCTGTGTCTTCCGCTCATCGGAGAAGGAAATGTGATTCTGGACGGAAAAGAAGTTCCGGCCAAAGAAGCACTACTTTATTTAGGTTGGAAGCCGCTTCAACTCAAAATGAAGGAAGGCTTGGCGCTGCTGAACGGAACTCAGTTCATGTCGGCTTATGGTGCTTACTGCGTCTTTCATGCAGAGCGACTGGCCGTTTTCGCGGATTTGATCGGTGCCATTGCATTGGATGCCTACGGTGGATTGACTGCTCCTTTTGATGCGTCAGTTCATCAAGTACGGCCTCATCCCGGGCAGATTGAATCTGCAAGAAGACTGCGCGAGCTTTTAGAAGAAAGTCCGCTGGCGCGGAAAGAAAAAGAGCACATTCAGGATCCGTACTCTTTCCGTTGCATGCCGCAGGTTCATGGCGCAAGCATTGATGCGATTACCCACGTAAAGCAAGTGGTGGAGCGTGAATTGAATTCCGTTTCAGATAATCCACTCATTTTCCCTGATGAGGATAAGATCATTTCGGCAGGTAATTTTCATGGACAACCGCTGGCCATTTCGTACGATTACCTCTCAATCGCGTTAGCGGAGTTGGCCAACATTTCGGAGCGCAGGACTTTCCAACTCATCATGGGTAAGAACGGTCTGCCCGTTTATTTGGTGAAGAAACCCGGGTTGCATTCAGGATTCATGATTCCACAATACACTTCGGCCGGAATTGTAAGTCAGAACAAACAATTGTGCAGTCCTGCTTCGGTGGATAGTATCGTCAGTTCCAACGGGCAGGAAGACCACGTGAGTATGGGCGCAAATGCCGCCACCAAACTCTACGAAGTGGTGGAGAACGTCTATCAGGTTTTGGCCATCGAACTTTTCACGGCCGCGCAAGCATTGGATTTCCGAAGACCAGAAAAGTCGTCACTAGTGATTGAGAAATTCTTGAGTGAGTATCGCAGCATTGTTCCGTTCCTTCATGAGGACGAGCAGATGCATCCGCACATGATGAAGACCAAGGATTTTCTGATGAACGTGAAGCTGCCGAATGTGTAG
- a CDS encoding RsmE family RNA methyltransferase, translating into MHLFYQPNLQNGLLELSEEETRHAVRVLRLGVGERVEVTDGKGVRAIAEISEISKRSCAFQIVEQVKEEKPVLPKVAIAPTKSIDRFEWFLEKAVEIGVSEICPILCTNSERRNLKLDRSEKVLLAAMKQSQRNWLPTILPLTSFADFVSSVEHPMLLAHCRDGKKVSLNKDLNTESWILIGPEGDFTQEEIELVLSKSATEIDLGKSRLRTETAGIFALSVMNFLQD; encoded by the coding sequence ATGCATCTCTTCTACCAACCCAATCTACAGAACGGCCTTCTTGAACTGAGCGAAGAAGAAACACGCCATGCGGTTCGTGTGCTTCGTTTGGGTGTTGGCGAACGCGTGGAAGTAACGGACGGAAAAGGTGTTCGGGCCATTGCTGAAATCTCGGAAATTTCGAAGCGCAGTTGTGCGTTTCAGATCGTGGAACAGGTGAAAGAGGAAAAGCCTGTTCTGCCAAAAGTGGCCATTGCACCAACCAAAAGCATCGATCGTTTTGAGTGGTTTTTGGAGAAAGCAGTTGAAATTGGCGTGAGTGAGATCTGTCCGATTCTGTGTACGAATTCTGAGCGCAGAAACCTGAAACTGGACCGCAGTGAAAAAGTGTTGCTTGCGGCCATGAAGCAAAGTCAGCGGAATTGGTTGCCGACCATTCTGCCGTTGACCTCGTTCGCAGATTTCGTTTCCAGTGTTGAACATCCAATGCTCCTCGCGCATTGTAGAGATGGAAAGAAAGTATCGCTGAACAAGGATTTGAATACGGAAAGCTGGATTCTTATTGGTCCAGAAGGAGATTTCACACAGGAAGAAATTGAATTGGTGCTGTCCAAAAGTGCTACTGAAATAGATCTTGGAAAAAGCCGTTTACGCACCGAAACCGCTGGAATATTTGCACTTTCGGTGATGAATTTTCTACAGGACTGA
- the pckA gene encoding phosphoenolpyruvate carboxykinase (ATP), translating to MDEYGLKAEGATVADLGLKNVAAAYWNLTPAELVEETLLNGMGALTDTGALAVDTGEFTGRSPKDRFIVCDEKTENAVAWGNINIKFTPENFDHLYEKVCTYFQGKEVYVRDAYACASEKHRMNIRVATELPWSNLFANNLFLRPTKEEVENFTPEWTILCAPGFYADPEKDGTRQHNFAVLNFTKKMILIGGTAYTGEIKKGIFSVLNFVLPHERNVLSMHCSANVGKDGDTAIFFGLSGTGKTTLSADPERKLIGDDEHGWDGDTIFNFEGGCYAKCIDLTREKEPQIFDAIKFGALVENTNFYPGTSTVDYENVEKTENTRAAYPIHHIDNVMNPSYGKNPKNIFLLTADAFGILPPISKLTTGQAMYYFISGYTAKVAGTEVGVTEPQQTFSAGFGEAFLPLPATRYAELLGEKMNEHKVNVWLLNTGWSGGPYGVGSRIKLKYTRAMITAAMNGTLDSVEYTTDSIFGLAMPTSCPDVPTELLNPRETWADKAAYDAKAEKLAASFVKNFEQYADTANAEIMAAAPKISQSA from the coding sequence ATGGATGAATACGGATTGAAGGCAGAAGGAGCTACTGTTGCTGACCTTGGCCTGAAAAACGTGGCTGCCGCTTACTGGAATCTGACCCCAGCGGAGCTTGTAGAAGAGACACTTTTGAATGGTATGGGCGCATTGACCGACACGGGCGCGCTGGCTGTTGATACGGGCGAGTTCACGGGACGCTCTCCGAAAGACCGTTTCATTGTTTGTGATGAAAAGACCGAAAACGCGGTTGCGTGGGGAAACATCAACATCAAGTTTACGCCTGAGAATTTCGACCATCTTTATGAGAAGGTGTGCACCTATTTCCAAGGCAAAGAGGTGTATGTGCGTGATGCATACGCTTGTGCGAGTGAGAAGCACAGAATGAACATCCGTGTTGCTACGGAGCTTCCGTGGAGCAACTTGTTTGCGAACAACCTTTTCCTTCGTCCGACCAAGGAGGAAGTGGAGAATTTTACTCCTGAATGGACGATTCTTTGTGCACCTGGATTTTATGCCGACCCAGAGAAGGACGGTACGCGCCAGCACAATTTTGCGGTATTGAACTTCACCAAGAAGATGATCCTTATTGGTGGAACGGCTTACACGGGCGAGATCAAGAAGGGTATCTTCTCTGTATTGAATTTTGTGCTTCCGCACGAGAGAAACGTGCTTTCGATGCACTGCTCTGCCAACGTGGGCAAGGATGGCGACACGGCTATTTTCTTCGGTCTTTCTGGAACAGGAAAAACCACGCTTTCTGCCGATCCAGAGAGAAAATTGATCGGTGATGACGAGCACGGTTGGGATGGCGACACCATCTTCAACTTTGAGGGCGGTTGCTACGCGAAGTGTATCGACCTTACGCGTGAGAAAGAGCCACAGATCTTCGATGCTATCAAGTTTGGAGCGTTGGTTGAGAACACGAATTTCTATCCTGGAACTTCAACGGTTGATTACGAGAACGTTGAGAAAACGGAGAACACGCGTGCTGCGTACCCGATCCATCACATCGATAACGTGATGAATCCATCTTACGGAAAGAACCCGAAGAACATCTTCCTACTTACGGCTGATGCGTTCGGCATCCTTCCTCCTATCTCGAAATTGACCACTGGACAGGCGATGTACTACTTCATTTCTGGCTACACCGCGAAGGTTGCTGGTACTGAGGTTGGTGTTACTGAGCCACAGCAGACGTTCTCTGCTGGTTTCGGTGAGGCGTTCCTTCCGCTTCCTGCAACACGCTACGCAGAGCTTTTGGGTGAGAAGATGAACGAGCATAAAGTGAATGTTTGGCTGTTGAACACAGGCTGGTCTGGCGGTCCTTACGGAGTTGGAAGCCGCATCAAGTTGAAGTACACACGTGCGATGATCACGGCTGCGATGAACGGCACGCTGGATAGCGTTGAGTACACGACTGACAGCATTTTCGGATTGGCAATGCCTACTTCTTGTCCAGATGTGCCAACCGAGCTATTGAATCCGCGTGAAACGTGGGCTGACAAGGCCGCTTACGATGCGAAGGCTGAGAAATTGGCTGCTTCGTTCGTGAAGAACTTTGAGCAGTACGCTGACACAGCCAATGCGGAGATCATGGCTGCTGCGCCAAAGATTTCGCAGAGCGCTTAA
- a CDS encoding DUF4159 domain-containing protein yields the protein MLTNIRILIKIASSFALAMTLGFGSLQAQNFKLAVLKYNGGGDWYANLTTSVPNLIQFCNKELNTGIDTEQEVAEVGSKDLFKYPFVHMTGHGNVIFSDQEAQNLRKYLLAGGFLHIDDNYGMDQFIRTEIKKVFPEYELVELPFSHPIYHQKFDFKNGLPKIHEHDNKRPQGFGIVHNGRLVLFYSYECDLGDGWESPEVHGDSQEARTKALQMGCNILQYVLMGNDPDSL from the coding sequence ATGCTCACGAATATTCGAATATTGATAAAGATTGCTTCGTCCTTCGCCCTCGCAATGACGTTAGGATTTGGCTCGCTTCAAGCACAGAATTTCAAACTCGCTGTATTGAAATACAATGGTGGTGGCGATTGGTATGCGAATCTTACGACCTCTGTCCCAAACCTCATTCAGTTCTGCAATAAGGAACTCAACACAGGAATAGACACGGAACAGGAAGTGGCCGAAGTGGGTTCGAAAGACCTCTTCAAATATCCTTTCGTACACATGACAGGACACGGCAATGTGATCTTCTCCGATCAGGAAGCACAGAATCTGAGAAAGTACCTCTTAGCTGGCGGTTTCCTTCATATTGATGACAACTACGGGATGGATCAGTTCATCCGCACGGAGATTAAAAAGGTGTTCCCAGAATACGAATTGGTCGAACTGCCATTCTCACATCCGATCTATCATCAGAAGTTCGATTTTAAGAACGGATTGCCGAAAATCCACGAGCACGACAACAAGCGCCCCCAAGGATTTGGAATTGTGCATAACGGGCGATTGGTGCTATTTTATTCGTACGAATGTGACCTTGGCGATGGTTGGGAAAGCCCCGAAGTGCATGGCGACAGTCAGGAAGCGCGCACCAAGGCATTGCAAATGGGCTGCAATATTCTACAGTATGTGTTGATGGGCAACGACCCTGACAGTCTATAA
- a CDS encoding type II toxin-antitoxin system mRNA interferase toxin, RelE/StbE family → MIELVWDSSFKRAYRKRILRDPFLQKRFRTAIETFVQDPFDRSLRTHKLTGQLTGHWAFTVAYDCRVVFKFLDGQTAALLIDIGTHDEVY, encoded by the coding sequence ATGATTGAACTGGTTTGGGATTCCAGTTTTAAACGTGCTTACCGCAAACGGATTCTGCGAGACCCATTTCTTCAAAAACGATTCAGAACAGCTATTGAAACGTTTGTTCAGGATCCGTTTGACAGGTCACTCAGAACACATAAACTTACTGGGCAGCTGACTGGACATTGGGCCTTTACGGTGGCGTATGATTGTCGGGTAGTCTTCAAATTCCTTGACGGTCAAACTGCCGCGCTTCTGATCGATATTGGAACGCATGATGAAGTCTATTGA
- a CDS encoding peptidoglycan DD-metalloendopeptidase family protein translates to MRNPILITVLLSIALMSNAQQYANPLDGELILSGNFGEVRGNHFHSGLDLKTGGTEGKSVYSIADGYVVRIAVSGEGFGKAIYINHPDGKTSVYAHLRDFAPEIAAYVKEQQYAKQSFEVDLNVAASKFPVKQGQVIAKSGNSGSSGGPHLHFEVRETGAQIPENPLNYGFKVKDQRHPELKKLWVYSHSEQGHVDGLLDEKDFQLSGTSGNYSTVDTIRAFGPISFGVAAQDRFSSSENVCGIYSMTVKVNGEILHQQQIDKFPFDKKRMVNCHVDYEKRVTEKQNVYRTYIAPENSLKLYPNVRNRGITKIEKGKTYRVEVEVKDHAGNISQFSFVVLGAERKGSAVSATEQITDIFYPNRENSFSNHSLRVNIPNGCLYDTLKFKYDLKPACANCISPVHSIGKLSDTPLDKYMTVSIKLDKVSETAAGKAVIVSFDKNNRPIAEGGSSQWNWITTKTRSFGDYSVMLDSLAPILKPKNFNPDSYRDQTSTAGIDTLKFHLEDDLSGIRSISGTLNGNWVLLEHDPKNDLLFYVKDERFISGQNTIRISVKDKVGNVKELSVTVR, encoded by the coding sequence ATGCGAAATCCAATCCTCATCACGGTTTTATTGAGCATCGCACTTATGTCGAATGCCCAGCAATACGCCAATCCACTCGATGGCGAATTGATCCTTTCTGGAAACTTCGGTGAGGTACGAGGCAACCATTTCCATTCAGGGCTTGACCTGAAAACGGGTGGTACGGAAGGAAAATCGGTTTACAGTATTGCAGACGGCTACGTGGTTCGAATCGCGGTTTCTGGAGAAGGTTTTGGCAAAGCCATATACATCAATCACCCAGATGGCAAAACCTCCGTGTACGCTCACCTTCGGGATTTTGCTCCAGAAATTGCGGCTTATGTGAAAGAGCAACAATACGCCAAGCAATCTTTCGAGGTCGACCTGAATGTTGCTGCTTCCAAATTCCCTGTGAAACAAGGACAGGTGATTGCCAAAAGCGGCAACTCAGGAAGTTCAGGCGGGCCGCATCTGCATTTTGAAGTGCGAGAAACAGGTGCGCAGATTCCTGAGAACCCGTTGAACTATGGTTTTAAAGTGAAAGACCAACGCCACCCAGAGTTGAAAAAACTTTGGGTCTATTCGCATTCAGAACAAGGTCATGTTGATGGACTTCTTGACGAAAAAGACTTCCAACTTTCAGGTACCTCGGGTAATTACTCAACTGTTGATACCATTCGTGCGTTTGGACCAATCAGTTTCGGAGTTGCTGCGCAAGACCGTTTTTCGAGTTCTGAGAACGTTTGCGGGATTTATTCAATGACCGTGAAAGTGAACGGTGAAATCCTTCATCAGCAACAGATTGACAAGTTTCCTTTTGACAAGAAACGGATGGTGAATTGCCATGTGGATTACGAAAAGCGCGTGACCGAAAAGCAGAACGTTTATCGCACGTACATCGCACCAGAAAACTCACTCAAGCTTTATCCGAACGTCAGGAACAGAGGAATAACGAAAATCGAAAAAGGAAAAACGTATCGTGTTGAAGTTGAAGTGAAAGACCACGCTGGCAACATTTCCCAATTCAGCTTTGTGGTTTTGGGAGCTGAAAGAAAAGGCTCAGCAGTTTCAGCAACCGAACAGATTACCGACATTTTCTACCCGAATCGTGAGAATAGTTTTTCCAATCATTCATTACGTGTCAACATTCCCAATGGCTGTTTGTACGATACGCTGAAATTCAAATACGACCTGAAACCTGCTTGCGCCAATTGCATTTCACCTGTCCATTCCATTGGCAAACTCTCAGACACCCCTTTGGATAAGTACATGACCGTTTCCATCAAACTGGATAAGGTTTCGGAAACAGCGGCCGGCAAAGCCGTCATTGTTTCATTCGATAAGAACAACAGACCGATTGCGGAGGGCGGCTCATCCCAATGGAATTGGATCACCACCAAAACACGCAGCTTTGGTGATTATTCCGTGATGCTCGACAGCCTCGCTCCCATTCTCAAGCCCAAGAATTTCAATCCCGATAGCTATCGGGACCAAACCTCCACGGCTGGCATCGACACGCTCAAATTCCATTTGGAAGACGACCTTTCAGGCATCCGTTCCATCTCAGGAACGCTCAATGGCAACTGGGTTCTTTTAGAACACGACCCGAAAAATGACCTGCTCTTCTATGTCAAAGACGAGCGTTTCATCAGCGGTCAGAACACGATTAGAATTTCCGTGAAAGATAAGGTTGGGAACGTAAAGGAATTGAGCGTTACGGTTCGGTGA